DNA sequence from the bacterium genome:
TGGCTCGTTTTGGCAGACATGCCGGTAGATCGACGCCAACTCACTTCCGGCGCGGCGATCGCTCTCGCCGATCAACACCATATCGGGATTCAAAAAGTCTCTGATGACGTTGCCCAGGGCGATGAATTCAGGATTGTAGCAGACGCCGAAGTCCCTGCCGAGCGCCTTGCCCGAAACGCTTTCTATCAATGGGATGAGGCGCTCATCTGTCGTCCCAGGCGACACGGTTGATGTAATCACAAATACGTGGTACGGCTTTTGCGTCCGCCGAAATGCTAATGAAAGATGCGTCAACGCCTCCACAAGGTACTTGTCTGAAAACTGGCCATCAAGCTGTACGGGCGTCGGCACGATCACGAACGTGATGACGGATGCCGCCATCGCGTCCGCGTATTGAGTCGTAGCGCGAAGCCTCTCACCCGCTGAGGTGATGAATTCCTGCAATTGCGGTTCGTAGACGGGCATTTCCCCCCGATTGATTGCCCTCACGGAGTCCTCGTTGATGTCGACGCCGGTGACGTCATACCCGCGAGCCGCAAGGCATGCGGCGGTACACGCCCCCAGCTTGCCGAGCCCGATGACTGACAGGGCCGTCCGCGCCGGAACTTCTTCTAGAACCCTTGATGCCGGGGCATGGGAAGGCTTCATCGTCTCACCTGTAGTGGTTTCTGCCCCAACGCGTTACTGTTTAGACGCCGTCGCGACTACGGGTGGGCAGCGGTGTTACCTACGGGCGAGGCGATTGAGCATGGTGGTTTTCAGTCTCACCAACGCCGTCCGCGCTGCGCGTCTCGCCCCCATGGATCGACGCACCTCCACGTGGGGGTGCCCAGCGGGTCTCACCGGCAAGGAACGGAGATAATCGTGGATGCGGCCGGCCGCCCTCGCCTGCGAAAATCCGTCTCTGACATCGTGCATGCCTCGACGTGCCAGTCCGGGGAGGACCCCCCGATGATCGTAGGCCAGCCGGAGCACGCGGCGAACCTCGTCCACCGTGACCTCCGCCCATCGGTGCCCACGGTACATCCGACGCATCTCGGCGAGCCGCACATCAACAGGCACCAGCCGGCCGGTCGGCTTGATGACGAGGCTGTTCTGCTCATTCAGGAACTCGGTGCTCCCGCCCCAGCCGATCGCGGCGACGGGTTTGCCCATCGCCATCGCCTCCATACACGGCATCCCCCACCCACTGGCGCGCTCCGTAGAAATGTACAGGTCGCACGTGTTATACAGTGCGCGGAGCTGCACGGCGTCCATGCGCCGCGCGATGACGGCGACATGCGGAAGGTCCGTTCGTCGAGCAAATGAGGCGGGCAGGCACCCGCGGACGAGCCGCTCGAGTTCTGCCCCAGAATGCCGATCCGACTGGGTTTTCAGCACCAGGGTGACGTCATCACGTGCGTGAAATTCCGCGCAGTAGGCTTCCAGCAAGAGATCAAACCCCTTCCGCCAGTCAAACGGGAAGACGTAGAGGAAGCAGAATCCGCGGCGGCCGTCGATCTCCAGCCGATCTGTGACGGGCTTGAAAAACTCCGTGTCCACCCCGTACGGAAACACCCTCAGCTTCGCCGCATCGATTCCTGAAGCCGAGAAGGTCTCGTAATTGAACCGTGATGGGACCCACAGCTCCTCCACACTTTGAGAACCAACGGCCCAATTCTCGGGGATCCGGTCGGTTTCAAAGATCGTGTAGCCGATTCGCCGCACGACATTTTTGAAGCAGACACGAGGATAAAAATCCGGCGTGTAATGCACGAGCCCCGCCGGGTACGGTCCCACATCGGTGCCACGCAACCTCACAAGCCGGTCCCCCACCCCCGGCTCGAGAAGCTTCCGGTCATCTGCCCCCACGATGCGCAGCCGCACCGGCAGTCCTGCATCGGTGAGACCAAACACGAAGGCACGGGAGACGGCTCCGTAGCCTGAGGCCTCGAAGGCCGGACCGACCCATATTAATCCAGTGACGCCGGGCGTGTGCAGGATGTTACGCGGCACGTTGCCTCACACGACAGCCCCCGCCGCCTCCCGGTAGGCGTCCAGGGTCCGTGCTGCCGTCGCCGCCCAGGGAAAAGCCCGCGCCCGCGCCGCGCCCCGGCCCTTGAGCGTCGCCCGCAGCGCGTCGTCGGCCAAGACCCTGCGGATGCCGTCCGCAATGGCGTCCGGGCGCGCCGGGTCGACAAGCACGGCCGCATTGGCGGCGACCTCCGGCATCGACGAACAGTCGCTCGTGACCACCGGCGTGCCGCAGGCCATGGCCTCGAGGATGGGAAGCCCAAACCCTTCGTACAGCGATGGGAACAAGAACGCGCTGGCGCCGGTGATCAGGGCGGGCAGGGCTCCGTCGGGGACAAACCCGCAGAAGCGCACGTGGCCACCGAGACCCAACTCTCGGGCGCGGCGCATGATCCCATCGACCAGCCATCCGCTCCGCCCTGCGATGACGAGCGGAGGTATCTCCCGGGTCTCCGCGCGCACGATCGCATGGGCTTCGATGAGGCGTTCGAGGTTCTTGATGGGGTTGATCACCCCGGCATAGAGCAGGTACTCGGACGGGAGCCCCAGTTGGCGCCGGACGTTCGCCACAACATCCGCCGGAACTGGAGCGAAGCGGGCATCGACGCCCAAATGCACGACCCGGGTTTTCTCCCGAGCGTCTGGAAAGCGTTCCATGACGTCCCGTGCCGTCGCCTGCGAGTCCGCGATCAACAGGTCGGCCCGCCGTACCACGGCGGGCAGCACGGCACAGCGGATCCAGCGGTGTCCGCGGGTCAGCGTCTCTGGAAACAGCAGGGGAATCAGGTCGTGGATCGTGACCACGCGACCAATCCGGCGCGACGCGGTCAAGGGAAACCCGAGCGTGTCTGGGGCATGGAACACGCCGATGCCGAGGCGAGAGAGTTGGGGACCCAGAAACACGTTACCCCGGACTGTGGAATGCCACGGGCCCGTGCACCGCGTGTCCAGCAAGGCGCGGCCGGCCACCTGATCGGCGCTCGCGCTCGCGAGCATCTCCAGGAGCCAGGCCGGCTTCTTGTCCCCCGCAAACAGCACAAACTCGTTCTGATTGTGCTCGTCCATTGATCGAGACAAGAGCGCTCGGGTGAGTTCCTCGACGTACCGGCCGATCCCGCCGTAGGCCGCGGTGCAGAGCCCTAGGTCAATGCCGATACGGAGCCGTGCGGCGGACGATCGCACGGCCGGTGGAAAATCCTTGGCGCGGGGTCCCGACACCCGGGTGGTCGGGCTCATGGTGAACGGGGAGAACCGGCGTAGGTAACGATACGAAGCCCCTCGTAAAAATGGTCCCCCACGGGCCGGAACCGCCACTCGCGACCGTCCGTCCACCTGGCGACGGCCATCGGCGAGAACGTCAACCCCGAGAATGGGACATAGGCCCACCGCGTGACATGCTGTTGAGAGAGGTGTTGCACGAGCACGCTTAGGGCCTCCGGAGTTTGCACGAGCATGAGGTCCTTCTCAAAGTACACGCCTCCGGCCCCCAGCGTCAACCATTCCAGTGGTGTGATGATGATCTGGGCGGACACCCCACGCAGCCATCCGTTGATCCGGGCGTTGCGGGCCGACGCCTGGAGCACCTGATCGACCCCTGCCGCTTGGAGGAGGAGGCTCACCGCCGCGAGCGCCGCGGCAGCCAGGCGGAGGGTTGGCCAGAGGGGTGGTGCGGCCGCGCGGGCCCGTGCCAACGCCGCGGCAGCCAGCCAGACAAGCGGCGGCAGGATCGGCAACAGATACCGCGGCCCCCACTGCATCCCCCCATGGGTCCCGGTGACGATGACCTCGGCGCAAAACAGCGCGCTGGTCCCCCACAGGAAGCGTTCCCAGGGAGCAACCGGCCCTGTGAGGAAAGCGAGCACGACGATGGGGGCTGCGGGGAGCAGGCCGGACACGACGGTTCGGCCGGAAAGAATCAGGACACCCGTTCCCACGGCGGCGATCGCCCCGGCCACGATCATCCCGGGGGACTGTCTGCGGACGCCCATCCGGAGGAGCCCCCCACCCAGCAGCAACGCGACCGTCATGGCGAGGCCGACCGCCACAGCTGACGGGTTAAACGCATAGAAGTCGGGCGACGCGAGCTGATAGTAGGCGTTGCCCATCTTCTCGCGGAGCCATACTGCCGCGTGGGCACCGCCCGACGCCAGGGAGGCGGCACCGCCGACCCTGGTCGCGATGAGGTCGTTCCCTTTCCACCCGAACGGGCTCCCAACCAGGTGGGTATTGAGCGCCCACAACGCCAGAGCCGGCACCGCCGCCCCAGAGATCAGGAGGAGGACCCCCCGAAAGCGGCCGCGGGGCGCGGCGTACAGCCATGCCACCGCGACGGCGAGAGCCAGAAGATAGACCTCGTTGCGCAGCCAGACGCCGAGTCCGAGGAGCACCCCGGCAGCGGTCATCCGCCAGAATGCGATCTTCGGGGCACGGTCGATCTCTCCACAGAGTAGCGCGAGCGCACCGGCAGCGAGGAACACGACGAGCGTGTGATCCCAGAAAACCACGCCATAGACGAAGACCGGGGATGCCAGCCCAACCGCGAGCGCGCCCGCCCAGGCGAGATCGGGGGCGCGGCGCCTCAGCACGTGGTAAGTGATCCAGACGGTTCCCAGCACGGCGGCTGCCGGGAGGACGACCAAGCCGGGGAACCCAAGGAGCCGGTAGACCAATGCCGATGCCATCGAGAAGTACGGGAGGTATGAAAGGTAGAACCGGCCGGCGCTGCCAGCGTGGAACCACCTTCCCATTGGGAAGTAGATCCCTTGGGGATCAATCGCCTGTGCCGGATACGGGACCGCGAGATCGCCGTAGTGGGACCGCAGGAGGCTCTCGACCTGGACGAACCGCACCGCCGAATCAGGAGACCAAAACCCGCCGGACCGCACGAGCATGAGCCCGACCACCACCTGGGCGGCGAGGCAGACCAGCAGCACGATGACCAACACGCGCCTGCTGTCCGCTTGCGGACGTGACTGAGCCGCCCCCGGGGCGACTCCAAGAGTGGGCGGCGGAAGGCTGACCACCGAGGACGAGGGTCCCATCATGGGAGGGGCCGAGCAGGTTTGCGCGGCCGGACCTCCCGGCCGAGCAGCCGCGCGTAGTCCCGGAGTGTCCTCCCGAGCCGCATTTTGCTCGCCCCTTCCTTGAGGTCGTACCGCAGGACGAGGGGTACCTCGGCGATCCGGGGGCGCACAATCCGAGCCTTCAACAGAATCTCGGTCATCACGGAGAACGCCTGAGCTTCGACCAAACGGTCCCCGTAGATGCTCAACAGTTCCTTGAGGAGGGCGGCCCGGTACGCTCGGAACCCTGTCGTGTAGTCCCGCACCCCTGGGATCGGGCACACGCATTTGAACACCAGGCCGGCCGCGCGGCTCAGCATCCGGCGACGCCACGGCACCCCTTCTTCTTTTCCGCCGCGGACAAACCTCGAGGCGATCACGAGATCATAGCCGGCCTCGAGCTGCGTGAACATCTCCGGCACAAGTTCTGGGGGGTGCGAGTTGTCGGCGTCCATCGTGACGATGACATCGCCGTCGGCAGCGCGCCGGCAGGCCTCCTGAATGCCGGTCCGGATCGCTGCGGCCAGGCCGCGGTTCCGGTCGTGCCGGATGACCTCGACCGGGAGACGCTGAGCGGCGGTCTCTGCCACGGCGGCCGTGCCGTCGCGGCTCCCGTCGTCGACAACCAACACGTGGAACACGAACCGCCCGGACCACGCCGCATGGACGCGGCTGAGCAGCGGCGGAAGGTTGTCTGCCTCATTGTAGGCCGGGAGGGCCAGCCACACCGTCGGTGGCGGTGCCGCGGTGGACGCGGTCCGCGAGGAACCACGGCGGCGCTCGCCCCTCATCTGGATCTCGCCGCCCCACCGTACAGCCGGCTCGTGAGCGAGAAGACGTAGACGTTGTTGAAGTCCCACTCGTTCCCGGGGATGAAACTGTCGTTCAAGAGGTCCTCGAGCCTGCGGAACGAGGCGGGCGTCATCGGTACGGTCGCCACGATCCAGATGCGCTGGTGCTCCTCCGCGATGGACCGCGCCCACGCCTTGTCCACACTTGGGACTGGGGACGTCTTGCTGCGTGCCATGTGATAGGTTTCCACAGGGGTCAATTCGTATCTACCTAAATGCCCCTTGTAGTAATACTCGAAGGGGATGCGCGCAAACCCCGGGATGAAGAGGAGGTAATCGTTCGCCCCCGCCACCCTGGACACGACGGCCGCGGCGCCGCGCCAATCATAATCCCCCGCGTGGTGCCACCGGTACCCGTTCAGCACCGGGCCGTTCGCCAGCAAGACGATGGCCACGAAGCCGGCCATCACGGTGGGGTGACCTGGCGCGCGAAGATGGCCCAGGCGCGCGATGCGCGTCGCGACCACATCGATCCCCGCGGCCACCAGCAACGCGAACGGAGGCTCGAGAAACGAGAAGTATCTTGGATAGAAAATATTATCGCGCAACGACACCACGAGCGCCATCGCCACCGGCCCGACCAAATAACAGAGGAGGCACCATGCCCGTTCCCCCCGGATGGCATACGTGCCGAGCACGAGGAGCACGAAGAACGGCAGGACGATGAGCGATTCCTGCCAGAGGGGCACGACCCCGACGTGGTGGTAGCCGCCCGTGCCGAGCAGCTCCCCGCCAAACCCAAACTGCGCCAGGAGGTCCTGGACGGCTCTGAGACCGACAGGCACCCGGAACGTCGGCTCCGCTTTCCCGGAGGTCGCCTGCATCACGAAGCCATGGACCCACGGAACGAACAGGAGGGCGACGATCCCCAGTGAGAGCGCCGCCGCGGTGAGCGTTCGGCGATCGCGCCGCACCAGCGGGATCAGGTAGAGGACCTGCGACCCGATGACCAAGAAGCCGAAGTAGTGCGTGTACACCATGAGGGCAGAGGTCACGGCATAGGCGATCCAGGGCCAGGACGTCCGGTGCTGAACCCCGCGCCGCAGTGAATACCACGAGGCCAACGCCAGCAGACCCAGCAGCGGATACATCCGCGCCTCCTGCGCCGCTGTGGTGGCGAACGCCGATCCCGCGAGCAGCGCCGCCGCCACAAGCGCGACGTCGCCGTCCACCAGCTGTCTCGCGAACGCATACAGCAGAGGGACCATCAAGAAGCCGATCAGAGCCGAGAGGGCGCGGACCGCGGTCTCGCCCGAGCCGAAGATGTGGATCCAACCGCCGAGCAGGACGTAGTACAGGGGTGGGTGCGTGTCGTTGTCCGGGAGGAACCGCAGAACCGCCCAGACGGGTTTGGTGGCGAGATTGACGCTGAACGCTTCGTCAAACCACAGGCTGTGGATGGTGAGCCCAAGGAACCGCGCCTCGGCGGCGACCACGAGGATGACGGCAGCGGCGATCCATGACGCTCTCAAGGTGCTGCCCTTGGGCATCCCGGAACCTCCGGCGCGAAAAGCGGCTACAAATCTTCAAGCGGCCGGACCCGTGGGCCCGGCCGCTTGAGCGTGTTGAGCGGATCGTCGATTTAGAACGTGGAGCCGCCTGCGGACGACCCGTCGCTGTACAGGAAGATCGAAACCATGTCGGCTGCCGCCAACGGAGAGACGGTGCCGGACATGATGATCGTGACGAGCGCGTTCGTCGTCCCGGTGATGGCCGGGCTCGCCCAGTGCATGTTGCCCGGCGTGACCAAGCCGATATTGTTCCCGGTAATGTCGAACAGGTTGTACTGCTGGTAGTAGGCCCACTCCAGGGTCTTCGCCTCCTGGAGGACGTTGTCCGCCTCTGCCTTGTACGCCTTCTTACGGGCGCCCAGGTAGCGCGGGACTGCGAGCGCGATCAGGATGCCGAGGATGGCCAGCACGACGACAAGCTCGATCAGCGTGAAGCCGTGCTCCCGGCGATTTAGGGTCTTGCGAAACCATGCAAACACTAGACGTACCTCCCTTTTTTGTCTGATTAGTCCATCGTCCTGCTAGTGCGTCCTCTCGTGCCTTCCCCCATCCTCAGGTCCTCGATCACCTCCACCCCTTGAGTATTCTTCGTCCCTTTTGATGCCCAAAACCTGTATCCTTTAGACTCGCCTGCCCCCAACATGGGGGGCACTAGAACGTCGAGCCGCTTGCGGAAGATCCGTCGCTATACATCAAGACCGAGACCAAGTCGGTGGAGGCCAACGGGGAGACGGAGCCGGACATGATGATCGTGACGAGCGCGGGGGCCGTTCCGGTGACCGTCGGCGAGTTCCAGTGCATGCCGCCGGGGGCCGCAAAACCGATCGAGGTCCCCGAGGTGTCGAACAAGTTGTACTGTTGATAGTAGGCCCACTCCAGGGTGCGTACCTCCTGGAGGACGTTCTCAGCCTCGGCCTTGTACGCTTTCTTGCGAGCCCCCAGGTAGCGGGGAACCGCCAGGGCAATCAGGATCCCGAGAATCGCAAGGACAACCACCAGTTCGATTAGTGTAAAGCCACCTCGCTTGCGTACCACACTCCCCCACCCCCTGGTACCCACCGCCGTCTCACCCTCTCATCCCCTCTGCCTCATTTCCCCTCGGAACCATTGCCGTTACTCTCAGAATGCCCATTTTTATGGGCTTTCAGACGTGTGAGGCGGGCCGTGAACCATCCCCCGGTGAACGACGTTCGACACTAAGCACACACGGCCGGATAGATTCCCCGGCCGCGTGACCAGCTGTATACCTACTCGTCAATTTCACATATCAACCACCGAAGTTCAGCGCCAGTTGCGGGTCTAGAACGACGACCCCCCTGCCGATGACCCATCGCTATAGAGGAGGACCCACACGCTGTCTCCGGTGGTGATCGGGCTGCAGCCGCCACATCCGGTCATCTGGATCGACACCGATCCGTCAACGGCTCCGCCAAAGTCCGGCGCCGCCCAGTGCATGCCCCGCGGCGTCGCTAGGCCGATCGAAGTCCCCGTCGTGTCGAACAGGTTGTACTGCTGGTAGTAGGCCCACTCCATCGACTTGGCTTCCTGTAGCACGTTATCGGCCTCGGCCCTGTACGCGGATTTCCGGGCCGCCAGATACCGCGGCACCGCGAGCGCGATCAAGATGCCCAAGATGGCGAGCACCACCACCAACTCGATGAGTGTAAAGCCCTTGGAACTTCCATGGAACTGCCTGCGGGCCCATGAGAGCACCTTGCACCCCTCCTTGATCTCCGCCCAACCCGAGAGCCGGGTGAGCATCTCGCCGGGTGAATTACCGTCGAGAGGAGGGGCTTCCCTGATTCGAATGAACAGAAGGCTCGTTAGTCGGACGAGGCTGGCCCTATCAATCGAAGCAAGTGCGTTGGATGGTACCGTCCAAGGCGCACAGCTGTCGCGCCCGGCTCGCCTGCGCGGTCCTGATCAGATCACGAAATTCATGGCCCGGGTTCGCGGTGCCCTTCAAACCGGAACAGTTCCGCGCCGGAGAAGTCATAGAACACGGACGTGCCAAACGCGCTGGCGAGCGCGGGGAGGACACGCCCTCGCAGTTGAGCAGAAACTGGACCGTTCACTACGAGCCACACCCGACGGTGTGCCCCAGCGAGACCCCGTGCCTGCGCGAGCGCCCGCGCGTCGATCTCGGGCCCGCCCCTGGGGGCCAGGATCAACGACGGACGGCGCTCTCGGAAGTAGTACCTGAAGGTCTCCTCGCCCGGCAAGTCAGCGAAGAGCAAGAGGTCATCGGGTCCACCGACCCGGGCCACGAGAGCGGCCGCGGCCCGCCACCGAAAGGACCAGGTCGCGGGGTCGAGATAGTATTGGTGCAGCGCCGGAAGCGAGTACAACAGCAACCCCACGGTCCACCACGCCGCTACGGCTCGTGGATGGAATCGGACCGTGCTTGCCAGCCACACGATCCCACCGGCAAGGAACATCGCCCAGAACGGCAGCACGATGGAGAACCACCGGGGGATGAAGATCGGAGTGACAAGCGACACCGCCGCCATGACGCCGATCGTCATGACCGGAGGCAATCCGAGGAGGGCGAGACCGCGCCGGTTGGCACCAAAGGAGACCACCCCGAACGCGAGGGTCACGAGAAACGGCAAGAGCACGAGGATCTGCTCGAGCGGGCCGAGCCGGCCCGCCGAGAAGTATCCGGCGGCCCCAAAGAGGGCGCCGCCGTAGGCGAAGAGTCCGAACAGATCGCCGAGCCGGAGCGCGGTCTCCGACAGACCGTGAGCCTGGCCGACCTGGGTCCACAGCGAGGGCGCCCATGGCGCGTAGAGGCATCCCACCGCCCCCAGCGCCGCCAGCCACCCTCGGAGGTGCCGGCGGTTCCAGCCGGCGATCCAGGCGCCGTGCGCGACGAGCACGAGGACGGCCAGGTACGATGTGTACGCTGTCAGGAGCGCAAGCAACGCATAGACGATCCACCCGAGGACGCTCCCCCGCTCTACGGCGTCGGCGATGGCCCACGTCGAGGCAACGACGAGCGCCCCCGCGAGGGGATACATCCTGGCCTCTTGCGCGGCCATAATATGGAACGGTGAAACGCTCACCAGAAAGGCTCCGAGCAGGCTGACCGGGACCGGGGCCACCTTCCGCATCACGGTATAGGTCAAGCCGACGGTCAGGACGCTCGCGACCGCGGAGGGGATCCGGAGGACGGTCTCTCCTGTGCCCGCCACCCCGATCCAGGCCTTCATCAGCAGGTAGTATAACGGCGGATGGAAATCGACGGCCGCGACGACGTGGAGGAGGTCCCGCCAGGCGAACCGGGTGATCCACACGACAAAGATCTCGTCGGACCACAGGCTGTGCTGGCCCAGGAGGGCAAACCGCAAACACGCGGCGAGGAGGAGGATCCCTCCAAGGAGCATCCCCGTGCCGGCGTGAGACGACGGCCTGGCTCCCCCCGCGGGTTCGGAAAGGCCGTCCACTCGATCGGTCACTTCGCGATGTGCCCCGCAGCCAGCAGATACACGATCGCTCCAGAGAACTGGCGCAGGCCGACCGGATGATATTCAGCACCAAACGCCCCTAAGATTCGGTCCCGCGTGTCCGCGGTGAAGGGAATCGTGGTGATGAGCCAGACCCGCGGATGCTGGACCGCCAGCTGCCGCATCTGCGCATCGGTGAGCGTGACGCGATCCCCCGGGGCGAGTTCCAGCGATGGGACCGGATCTCGAAAATAGTACTTGAAGGGCATCGCGGCCGATGTTCCGACGTAGACGAGCGCGTCATCGGGCCTCTCCAGTGCCCTGACCAGACGGGCGGCCGCGCGCCACTGGAAGGGCCGGGCCCCGGGATCGGCATAGTAGCGATCCAGGGCGGGCACCTGGTAGAGGAGGAGCGCGGCAATGAGGAGCGGGATCAGCCGCTCCTTCGGGACCTCGACGTGCTCTGCGACGTCGTAAACGCCTCGGGCAAGCACCGCGGTGAGAAAGGGCAGCACGAAGGAAAACCAACGGGGGATGAACATCGGATGCGCCCACGACACGATGAACGCGACCCCGATGGTCACGAGCAGCGGCAATCCGAGCAGCGCGAACGAACGCGGGGCCGCGGCAAACGCCGTCCCCCCGCGCCAAAGGAGGACGAGGAATGGCAACAACACGATGAGCTGCTCGACCGGCCCCACCCTCCCGGTAAAGAAATAGCCGGCCATGCCGAACAACGACCCGCCGAACGCCCACAATCCCAACAGATCATTGAGATTCATGTACAGCGCAGGGTTGTGATACCACCCGTAGCTGTGTCCGTTCCTGATCTGCTCGAGGAACGCAGGCCCCCACGGCACGTACAGGACGGCCACGCCCGCGATGGACATCGCCCAACGCCCGATGTGTCGACGCGCACAGCAGCCCACCCAGATCCCATGGGCGAGGAGGACGAGGCCCCCGAGATAGTGCGTGTACACCATGAGGGCCGAAGTGGCGAGGTACCCGGCCCACCGACCCGCGCCGCCCCGGTCGACACTGCCGAGCAGCGCGAGCGTCGAGGCCAGAGCCAACGCGCCCAGGAGCGGGTACATCCTCGCCTCTTGCGCCGCCGCGATCTGCAAGGGCGAGACGGCGACGAGCAACGCGCTCAGGAGACCGACGGTCTCGGTGGAGACACGACGGACGAGCACATACGTCAACCAGACCGAACACAGGCTGAAGCACGCGGACGGGACCCTGATCGCGGCTTCGCCCGGGCCGGCCACGCCGATCCACAGATGCATCAGCAGGAAATAGAGGGGTGGGTGCTGATCAACGGACCGAAGGAGCCCCGGGATGGCGTTCCACGGGTGTTGGGCCACCCAGACGACAAAGGCTTCGTCCTGCCAGACACTGTTCTGGGCAAGCAGGGCAAACCGCAGGCCTGCGGCCAGGGCGAGGAGCCCCACCAGGGCGATGCGTGCGTCGAACGACGGGCGCTGCCGGCGCCCCGGCGCTGCCGGCGCGGCGGCGGGGCCAGGCACCCCAGGCGGAATATCAGCCACCGGCGCGAGCCTCATTTCACGCGGACAAAGTGAACCGGGCCGCGTCTGATCGACGCGGCCCGGCCGTAGACGGCGTCACTACTTGACCGCGAGCGCGAGGTTGAAGATGGGAAGATACAGCGAGATCAGCATCGCCCCGATCACGACCCCCATGCCCACGATCAAGACGGGCTCGAGGATCGAGGTCAGGCTGGCGACCGTGTTCTCGATCTCGGTGTCGTAGAAGTCGGCCACCTTGGTCAGCATGGTTTCGAGCGAC
Encoded proteins:
- a CDS encoding glycosyltransferase family 39 protein → MTDRVDGLSEPAGGARPSSHAGTGMLLGGILLLAACLRFALLGQHSLWSDEIFVVWITRFAWRDLLHVVAAVDFHPPLYYLLMKAWIGVAGTGETVLRIPSAVASVLTVGLTYTVMRKVAPVPVSLLGAFLVSVSPFHIMAAQEARMYPLAGALVVASTWAIADAVERGSVLGWIVYALLALLTAYTSYLAVLVLVAHGAWIAGWNRRHLRGWLAALGAVGCLYAPWAPSLWTQVGQAHGLSETALRLGDLFGLFAYGGALFGAAGYFSAGRLGPLEQILVLLPFLVTLAFGVVSFGANRRGLALLGLPPVMTIGVMAAVSLVTPIFIPRWFSIVLPFWAMFLAGGIVWLASTVRFHPRAVAAWWTVGLLLYSLPALHQYYLDPATWSFRWRAAAALVARVGGPDDLLLFADLPGEETFRYYFRERRPSLILAPRGGPEIDARALAQARGLAGAHRRVWLVVNGPVSAQLRGRVLPALASAFGTSVFYDFSGAELFRFEGHREPGP
- a CDS encoding glycosyltransferase family 4 protein, producing MPRNILHTPGVTGLIWVGPAFEASGYGAVSRAFVFGLTDAGLPVRLRIVGADDRKLLEPGVGDRLVRLRGTDVGPYPAGLVHYTPDFYPRVCFKNVVRRIGYTIFETDRIPENWAVGSQSVEELWVPSRFNYETFSASGIDAAKLRVFPYGVDTEFFKPVTDRLEIDGRRGFCFLYVFPFDWRKGFDLLLEAYCAEFHARDDVTLVLKTQSDRHSGAELERLVRGCLPASFARRTDLPHVAVIARRMDAVQLRALYNTCDLYISTERASGWGMPCMEAMAMGKPVAAIGWGGSTEFLNEQNSLVIKPTGRLVPVDVRLAEMRRMYRGHRWAEVTVDEVRRVLRLAYDHRGVLPGLARRGMHDVRDGFSQARAAGRIHDYLRSLPVRPAGHPHVEVRRSMGARRAARTALVRLKTTMLNRLARR
- a CDS encoding type II secretion system protein; translated protein: MFAWFRKTLNRREHGFTLIELVVVLAILGILIALAVPRYLGARKKAYKAEADNVLQEAKTLEWAYYQQYNLFDITGNNIGLVTPGNMHWASPAITGTTNALVTIIMSGTVSPLAAADMVSIFLYSDGSSAGGSTF
- a CDS encoding glycosyltransferase family 1 protein, with protein sequence MSGPRAKDFPPAVRSSAARLRIGIDLGLCTAAYGGIGRYVEELTRALLSRSMDEHNQNEFVLFAGDKKPAWLLEMLASASADQVAGRALLDTRCTGPWHSTVRGNVFLGPQLSRLGIGVFHAPDTLGFPLTASRRIGRVVTIHDLIPLLFPETLTRGHRWIRCAVLPAVVRRADLLIADSQATARDVMERFPDAREKTRVVHLGVDARFAPVPADVVANVRRQLGLPSEYLLYAGVINPIKNLERLIEAHAIVRAETREIPPLVIAGRSGWLVDGIMRRARELGLGGHVRFCGFVPDGALPALITGASAFLFPSLYEGFGLPILEAMACGTPVVTSDCSSMPEVAANAAVLVDPARPDAIADGIRRVLADDALRATLKGRGAARARAFPWAATAARTLDAYREAAGAVV
- a CDS encoding prepilin-type N-terminal cleavage/methylation domain-containing protein; this translates as MLSWARRQFHGSSKGFTLIELVVVLAILGILIALAVPRYLAARKSAYRAEADNVLQEAKSMEWAYYQQYNLFDTTGTSIGLATPRGMHWAAPDFGGAVDGSVSIQMTGCGGCSPITTGDSVWVLLYSDGSSAGGSSF
- a CDS encoding 3-hydroxyacyl-CoA dehydrogenase NAD-binding domain-containing protein, whose product is MKPSHAPASRVLEEVPARTALSVIGLGKLGACTAACLAARGYDVTGVDINEDSVRAINRGEMPVYEPQLQEFITSAGERLRATTQYADAMAASVITFVIVPTPVQLDGQFSDKYLVEALTHLSLAFRRTQKPYHVFVITSTVSPGTTDERLIPLIESVSGKALGRDFGVCYNPEFIALGNVIRDFLNPDMVLIGESDRRAGSELASIYRHVCQNEP
- a CDS encoding glycosyltransferase family 39 protein, whose amino-acid sequence is MPKGSTLRASWIAAAVILVVAAEARFLGLTIHSLWFDEAFSVNLATKPVWAVLRFLPDNDTHPPLYYVLLGGWIHIFGSGETAVRALSALIGFLMVPLLYAFARQLVDGDVALVAAALLAGSAFATTAAQEARMYPLLGLLALASWYSLRRGVQHRTSWPWIAYAVTSALMVYTHYFGFLVIGSQVLYLIPLVRRDRRTLTAAALSLGIVALLFVPWVHGFVMQATSGKAEPTFRVPVGLRAVQDLLAQFGFGGELLGTGGYHHVGVVPLWQESLIVLPFFVLLVLGTYAIRGERAWCLLCYLVGPVAMALVVSLRDNIFYPRYFSFLEPPFALLVAAGIDVVATRIARLGHLRAPGHPTVMAGFVAIVLLANGPVLNGYRWHHAGDYDWRGAAAVVSRVAGANDYLLFIPGFARIPFEYYYKGHLGRYELTPVETYHMARSKTSPVPSVDKAWARSIAEEHQRIWIVATVPMTPASFRRLEDLLNDSFIPGNEWDFNNVYVFSLTSRLYGGAARSR
- a CDS encoding glycosyltransferase translates to MRGERRRGSSRTASTAAPPPTVWLALPAYNEADNLPPLLSRVHAAWSGRFVFHVLVVDDGSRDGTAAVAETAAQRLPVEVIRHDRNRGLAAAIRTGIQEACRRAADGDVIVTMDADNSHPPELVPEMFTQLEAGYDLVIASRFVRGGKEEGVPWRRRMLSRAAGLVFKCVCPIPGVRDYTTGFRAYRAALLKELLSIYGDRLVEAQAFSVMTEILLKARIVRPRIAEVPLVLRYDLKEGASKMRLGRTLRDYARLLGREVRPRKPARPLP
- a CDS encoding type II secretion system protein, whose product is MVRKRGGFTLIELVVVLAILGILIALAVPRYLGARKKAYKAEAENVLQEVRTLEWAYYQQYNLFDTSGTSIGFAAPGGMHWNSPTVTGTAPALVTIIMSGSVSPLASTDLVSVLMYSDGSSASGSTF